A window from Candidatus Margulisiibacteriota bacterium encodes these proteins:
- the purF gene encoding amidophosphoribosyltransferase: MCGIFAIWSKKLNVSEATYFGLFSLQHRGQESAGIAVSDGKDIQVTKQLGLVSQVFTRESLDNLKGFAAVGHSRYSTTGSTTIQNAQPVMANFHNKPVAIAHNGNLINTEELRKKCEEKGFKFKGTSDTEVIAALLGISAKKELEDAVLELMGVMRGAYSIVFLALDKMIAVRDTFGIRPLVIGSLEDGYVVASEDCALSVVGAVKEREIMPGELFIIDKKGVNSRMCLNPSNKKGFCSFEYIYFARPDSVFNNKSLYSIRVKMGRNLFREHPVEADAVISVPDSGTPAAIGYSKESGIPFAEGLIKNRYIGRTFIQPEQLLREVGVKLKLNPIVDAVKGKKIVIVDDSIVRGTTSKKIVKLLRDTGAKEVHFRVSSPMVMNPCFYGIDTASKKELIAANMSLEKIQEELDVDSIGYLSLQGLLNAIHLPKDNLCLACFNGEYPIEIADDMKHSKFLFDEC, from the coding sequence ATGTGTGGAATATTCGCAATCTGGTCTAAAAAATTAAATGTAAGCGAAGCAACTTATTTCGGCCTTTTTTCCCTGCAACACCGCGGACAGGAAAGCGCTGGTATCGCTGTCAGTGATGGTAAAGACATACAGGTTACGAAACAGCTGGGTTTGGTTTCGCAGGTCTTTACCAGGGAATCATTAGATAATTTAAAAGGTTTCGCGGCAGTGGGCCATTCGCGCTATTCCACAACCGGTTCCACAACCATTCAAAATGCTCAGCCTGTCATGGCCAATTTTCACAATAAACCGGTAGCTATAGCCCATAATGGCAATTTGATCAATACTGAGGAATTACGCAAGAAATGCGAAGAAAAAGGATTTAAATTTAAAGGAACATCAGATACCGAAGTGATCGCGGCTTTGCTGGGAATATCTGCTAAAAAGGAATTGGAAGACGCTGTTTTAGAATTGATGGGGGTTATGAGGGGTGCATATTCTATTGTTTTTTTGGCGTTGGATAAAATGATAGCTGTTCGTGATACCTTTGGTATAAGACCGTTAGTAATAGGTTCTCTGGAGGACGGTTATGTTGTAGCAAGTGAAGATTGCGCTTTAAGTGTGGTTGGAGCCGTAAAGGAAAGAGAAATTATGCCCGGTGAATTATTCATTATTGATAAAAAGGGTGTAAATTCCAGAATGTGTTTGAACCCATCCAACAAAAAAGGATTCTGTTCTTTTGAGTATATTTATTTTGCTCGTCCGGATTCGGTTTTTAACAATAAAAGTCTGTATTCCATCAGAGTAAAAATGGGACGTAATCTTTTTCGCGAACATCCTGTGGAAGCGGACGCTGTAATCAGTGTGCCTGATTCCGGTACTCCTGCCGCTATCGGGTATAGCAAAGAAAGCGGGATACCTTTTGCCGAGGGGCTGATTAAAAATCGTTATATTGGGCGTACTTTTATTCAACCTGAACAACTATTGCGTGAAGTCGGTGTTAAGTTGAAATTAAATCCGATTGTTGACGCAGTAAAAGGTAAAAAAATAGTCATTGTTGATGATTCAATTGTCCGCGGAACAACAAGTAAGAAAATTGTTAAGCTGCTCAGAGATACAGGCGCGAAAGAAGTTCATTTCCGGGTAAGTTCTCCAATGGTTATGAACCCCTGTTTTTATGGAATTGATACGGCTTCCAAAAAAGAATTGATCGCGGCCAATATGAGTCTGGAAAAAATTCAGGAGGAACTTGATGTGGACTCTATAGGCTACTTATCATTACAGGGCCTGCTGAATGCTATTCATTTACCCAAAGATAATTTGTGCCTGGCATGTTTTAACGGGGAGTATCCAATAGAAATTGCCGATGATATGAAGCACTCCAAATTTTTATTTGATGAATGCTGA
- a CDS encoding toxin-antitoxin system YwqK family antitoxin, translated as MRFRSIGSLIIIACLFSQGFSSDELILKVLFNKANQYEVNFYQNSAKTATQVLDKNGNLIKQIGHITDGTFREFYRNGVLKRELPYVDNKLNGQVKEYYVSGVLKLEANYINNYLNGIYKEYYESSSLKMEYLFKNGKKDGICKDFYEGFVLKQSTNYINDIIEGVSREYYDNGILKLEEIYLDGLREGKAKEYSRDGLLTTEINYHNGQKDGMYKEYYENGNMKILDHYKNDQLEGASKTFFEAGAVQIVANYVKGHLEGPYKEYYEKGILKYENNFKNDEQEGAYKSYYESGVLKTEANYLSNELDGVYKEYYEKGILKIEETYKDGKKNGTAKEYNENGKLLYIKEYSNDMLEGITRVYYENGPLKNEESYLKDRKNGVSREYYENGIDVKYLDTYKNGVKINRKAFDSKGKLEFNQNY; from the coding sequence ATGCGCTTCAGATCAATTGGTTCGCTTATAATAATTGCTTGTTTGTTTAGCCAGGGCTTCTCTTCCGATGAATTAATCCTAAAAGTATTATTTAACAAAGCGAATCAATATGAAGTAAATTTTTATCAGAATTCCGCCAAAACAGCCACGCAGGTATTGGATAAAAATGGCAATCTTATCAAGCAAATAGGCCATATCACGGATGGTACATTTCGTGAATTTTATCGTAACGGGGTTTTAAAAAGAGAATTGCCCTATGTAGATAATAAATTAAACGGTCAGGTTAAAGAATACTATGTGTCAGGAGTATTAAAGTTAGAGGCAAATTATATAAACAACTACTTAAATGGTATTTATAAGGAATATTACGAGTCCAGTTCTCTGAAAATGGAGTATCTTTTTAAAAACGGGAAAAAAGACGGTATCTGTAAAGATTTTTACGAGGGGTTTGTGTTAAAACAATCAACAAATTATATTAATGACATAATCGAAGGAGTTTCCAGGGAATATTATGATAACGGTATTCTTAAGCTGGAAGAAATTTATTTGGACGGATTAAGGGAAGGTAAGGCCAAAGAATATAGTCGTGATGGTCTTCTGACAACAGAAATTAATTATCATAATGGACAAAAAGATGGCATGTATAAAGAATATTATGAAAATGGAAATATGAAAATTCTTGATCATTATAAGAACGACCAATTGGAAGGGGCAAGTAAAACATTTTTTGAAGCAGGTGCTGTCCAGATTGTGGCCAACTATGTGAAGGGGCATCTGGAAGGCCCTTATAAGGAATATTACGAAAAAGGAATTTTAAAATATGAAAATAATTTCAAAAATGACGAACAGGAAGGAGCCTATAAATCATATTATGAAAGCGGTGTATTAAAGACAGAAGCCAATTATCTGAGCAATGAACTGGATGGAGTCTATAAAGAATATTATGAAAAAGGAATTCTAAAAATTGAAGAAACATATAAAGACGGGAAAAAGAACGGTACCGCAAAGGAATACAATGAAAATGGCAAGCTTCTTTATATCAAAGAGTATAGTAATGATATGCTGGAAGGAATTACCAGGGTTTATTATGAAAACGGACCCTTAAAAAATGAGGAGAGCTATCTCAAAGACCGTAAAAACGGAGTGAGCAGAGAATATTACGAAAACGGAATAGATGTTAAATATTTGGATACATATAAAAACGGTGTGAAAATTAACAGGAAAGCGTTTGATAGTAAGGGTAAACTGGAGTTTAACCAGAATTATTAA
- the serC gene encoding 3-phosphoserine/phosphohydroxythreonine transaminase — MERVYNFSAGPAVLPEEVLKIAQKEMLNYNNSGMSVMELSHRSGTYMEIIETAEKNLRNLMNIPNNYTVLFLQGGATGQFSCVPLNLMNKTKKALYINTGVWSQKALKEAKKYGEVKVIASSEDKKFSYIPDVDTLQIDEDADYLHITTNNTIEGTCFKKLPKTKLPIVSDMSSSILSEELDVNEYGLIYAGSQKNIGPAGVAIVIVKTELIGKEMPITPVLYNYKAQADEKSMLNTPPTYSIYIAGLVFKWLLDLGGVKAIQKINEKKAGILYNFIDKSQLFKSPVAKQDRSLMNIPFTLPTEDLDKEFLKGADARGLTNLKGHRLVGGMRASIYNAMPVSGVEALVAYMDEFEKKHK, encoded by the coding sequence ATGGAACGTGTATATAACTTCAGTGCAGGACCGGCAGTATTACCAGAGGAGGTTCTGAAAATAGCTCAGAAGGAAATGCTTAATTATAATAACTCAGGTATGTCTGTAATGGAGTTGTCACATCGTTCCGGTACTTACATGGAAATAATTGAGACCGCTGAAAAAAATCTGCGTAATCTTATGAATATTCCTAATAACTATACAGTACTTTTTTTACAGGGTGGAGCTACAGGGCAGTTTTCCTGCGTACCTCTGAACCTGATGAATAAAACCAAAAAAGCCTTATATATAAATACAGGCGTGTGGTCTCAGAAGGCGCTTAAAGAAGCTAAAAAATACGGAGAAGTCAAAGTAATCGCTTCTTCTGAAGATAAAAAGTTTTCTTATATTCCGGATGTTGATACTTTACAAATAGATGAAGATGCTGACTATCTGCATATAACAACCAATAATACTATTGAAGGTACTTGTTTTAAGAAGCTGCCGAAAACCAAACTGCCTATAGTTTCAGATATGTCGTCTTCAATTTTATCCGAAGAACTGGACGTTAATGAATATGGCCTTATATATGCCGGATCTCAGAAGAATATCGGGCCCGCCGGTGTGGCTATTGTTATTGTGAAAACCGAACTTATCGGTAAAGAAATGCCAATAACCCCTGTTCTTTATAATTACAAAGCCCAGGCTGATGAAAAATCAATGCTTAATACACCCCCGACATATTCGATTTATATAGCTGGGTTGGTTTTTAAATGGTTACTTGATCTTGGCGGAGTCAAAGCTATACAGAAAATAAATGAAAAGAAAGCTGGTATTTTGTACAATTTTATTGATAAGTCACAGCTTTTTAAATCACCCGTAGCCAAACAGGACCGCTCACTTATGAATATTCCTTTTACTTTACCCACGGAGGATCTGGATAAGGAATTTTTAAAAGGTGCCGATGCGCGCGGACTTACAAATTTAAAAGGTCATCGTCTGGTAGGTGGCATGAGAGCAAGTATTTACAACGCCATGCCTGTAAGCGGCGTTGAAGCGCTAGTTGCTTACATGGACGAATTTGAGAAAAAACATAAATAA
- the pfkA gene encoding 6-phosphofructokinase, with protein MSKCIGVLTSGGDAPGMNAAIRAVVRTGIYNNCRMFAIHKGYEGLIHDQIEEVFAGSVGGIIGLGGTFIQTARSARFMEKEGRQEAYNNFKKNKLDALVVIGGDGSFRGLHQFIQEFGVQGVGIAGTIDNDCYGTEYTIGFDTAMNTALEAINKIRDTATSHSRIFIVEVMGRHAGYLAMYTAISSGAEEVFIPEATETIKDVVARLLKGKERGKQSSIIVVAEGDEFGGAMAVKNKIAALHPEWDLRVSILGHMQRGGSPSATDSLVACRLGYESVLSVLQGKTDIMIGYQGLDKDVTYIPLEDTWTKKKGFNNNWLDLARALSI; from the coding sequence ATGTCCAAATGTATAGGTGTTTTGACCAGCGGTGGTGATGCCCCGGGCATGAATGCTGCTATAAGAGCAGTTGTGCGTACAGGCATATATAATAACTGCAGAATGTTTGCTATTCACAAAGGATATGAAGGACTGATCCACGATCAGATAGAAGAAGTATTTGCCGGTTCTGTAGGCGGAATCATTGGTCTGGGCGGAACATTCATACAGACAGCCAGAAGCGCCAGATTTATGGAAAAAGAAGGTAGGCAGGAAGCATACAATAACTTTAAAAAAAATAAACTGGACGCTCTTGTGGTTATCGGAGGTGACGGTTCCTTTCGCGGATTGCATCAATTTATTCAGGAGTTTGGAGTACAAGGTGTAGGGATTGCGGGTACAATCGATAATGATTGTTACGGTACCGAGTACACTATAGGTTTTGATACTGCTATGAACACAGCTCTGGAAGCTATCAACAAGATACGTGATACAGCTACTTCTCATTCACGCATATTTATTGTGGAAGTTATGGGCCGACATGCAGGCTATCTGGCAATGTACACGGCTATATCATCAGGAGCTGAAGAAGTATTCATTCCCGAAGCTACCGAGACCATTAAGGATGTAGTAGCACGGCTTTTAAAAGGAAAAGAACGCGGTAAACAAAGTTCTATTATCGTTGTTGCCGAAGGAGATGAGTTCGGCGGCGCGATGGCAGTAAAGAATAAAATAGCTGCTTTACACCCTGAATGGGATTTGCGAGTTTCTATCCTTGGCCACATGCAAAGAGGCGGGTCACCCTCCGCAACTGACAGTCTGGTTGCCTGCAGACTTGGTTATGAGTCGGTTTTATCTGTTTTGCAGGGGAAAACCGATATCATGATAGGTTATCAGGGGCTGGATAAAGATGTTACTTATATACCGCTGGAAGATACATGGACGAAGAAAAAAGGTTTTAACAACAACTGGCTGGATTTGGCCAGAGCTCTTTCCATATAA
- the gpmA gene encoding 2,3-diphosphoglycerate-dependent phosphoglycerate mutase, with protein MYTLVLLRHGESIWNKENRFTGWTDVDLSAKGVEEANLAGHLLKKEGFGFDIAYTSVLKRAIRTLWIVLDQVDHMWIPVIKNWHLNERHYGALQGLNKADTVQKYGTEQVQLWRRSYEITPPALTKEDKRYSGHEPKYAALTDEEIPLTESLKNTVDRIIPFWEQEIVPSIISNKKVLISAHGNSLRALIKHLDKISDKDIVNLEIPTGVPLIYIIDDVLKPIKKFYLDK; from the coding sequence ATGTATACCCTGGTTTTATTAAGACATGGCGAAAGCATCTGGAACAAAGAAAACCGTTTTACTGGGTGGACCGATGTCGATCTTTCTGCAAAGGGTGTAGAGGAGGCAAATCTTGCGGGTCATCTTTTGAAAAAAGAAGGCTTTGGTTTTGATATTGCATACACCTCTGTTCTGAAGCGCGCGATCAGAACTTTATGGATTGTTCTGGATCAAGTTGACCATATGTGGATACCTGTTATAAAAAATTGGCATCTTAATGAGCGACACTATGGGGCCCTGCAGGGTTTAAATAAAGCAGACACGGTTCAGAAATACGGAACTGAGCAGGTGCAACTTTGGAGACGCAGCTATGAAATAACTCCTCCCGCATTGACTAAGGAAGATAAGCGTTATTCAGGACATGAACCTAAATACGCGGCATTAACAGATGAAGAAATCCCTCTTACCGAGAGCCTTAAAAATACCGTAGACCGTATAATTCCTTTCTGGGAACAGGAAATAGTCCCTTCCATAATCTCTAACAAAAAAGTTTTAATATCAGCGCATGGCAACAGTCTGCGTGCGCTGATAAAACATCTGGATAAGATATCCGATAAGGACATTGTTAATCTGGAGATTCCTACAGGAGTTCCTTTGATTTATATTATTGACGATGTATTAAAACCGATAAAAAAATTTTACCTGGATAAATAA
- a CDS encoding exodeoxyribonuclease III codes for MLLISWNVNGLRAIRQKGFADILKKTNADVFCLQETKVSETNIDQDLKEISGYRGYFSCSQKGGYSGVAFYAKKKLLGVEQNIGLKEIDNEGRIIIADLAPKVKLLNIYFPNGKASTERLDYKMKFYKIILEYMNKLVRSATEVILCGDINTAHKEIDLARSKENQKISGFLPQERAWIDKLISEGYIDTFRYFDRRPDQYTWWDYKTGARSRNVGWRIDYFFISKNLLKKLRKSYILSDIMGSDHCPIAMELEI; via the coding sequence ATGCTTCTTATTTCCTGGAATGTTAATGGCTTAAGGGCAATCCGACAAAAAGGATTTGCCGACATTTTAAAAAAAACAAATGCGGATGTATTTTGTCTGCAGGAAACCAAAGTTTCAGAAACTAACATCGATCAGGATTTGAAAGAAATATCCGGTTATAGGGGATATTTTTCATGTAGTCAAAAAGGCGGGTATAGCGGGGTTGCTTTTTATGCAAAAAAGAAACTTTTGGGTGTGGAGCAAAATATCGGGCTTAAAGAAATCGATAACGAAGGACGGATAATAATAGCAGATTTGGCGCCAAAAGTTAAACTACTGAATATTTATTTCCCTAATGGAAAAGCATCCACAGAGCGTCTTGATTATAAAATGAAATTTTACAAAATTATTCTGGAATATATGAATAAATTGGTCAGAAGCGCAACAGAAGTAATACTTTGCGGTGATATAAATACAGCCCATAAGGAAATAGATCTGGCCAGAAGCAAGGAAAATCAAAAAATTTCCGGGTTTCTACCACAGGAAAGAGCATGGATAGACAAATTAATATCCGAAGGTTATATAGATACATTCAGATATTTTGACCGTAGACCGGACCAATACACCTGGTGGGATTATAAAACAGGGGCCAGGAGCCGTAATGTAGGCTGGAGGATTGATTATTTCTTTATTAGCAAAAATTTACTTAAAAAGTTAAGGAAATCCTATATTTTATCTGATATAATGGGCTCTGATCATTGTCCTATCGCAATGGAGCTGGAAATATAA
- a CDS encoding replication-associated recombination protein A → MINPVETQDLFAAAARDKHFEQAPLAYRMRPKTMEDFVGQEHLLGEGKLLKRIIDADKIQSLIFFGPPGIGKTTLAQIIAEKTSANFIRLSAVEAKTADVREVIEEAKKNWNYYHKKTILFVDEIHRFNKAQQDLLLKDIEEGNISFIGATTANPLYSLNSALVSRSRIFEFKPLQMSEMLKMLKKALKDTRGLGDKKVKITDENLKLLVKKSDGDLRQVLNNLELAVNSTLPDSKGIINITEDIITEVVSQKIVAYDENEHYDLISAFIKSMRASKEDDALHYLARMLKSGEDPLFIARRMVVFASEDVGLADAQALQIATSVFRACEVIGLPEARINLEHGVVYLSRAAKSREAYTKGEEAMRRVEDKPNNPVPDHLKNWKISNS, encoded by the coding sequence ATGATAAACCCTGTGGAAACTCAGGACCTATTCGCTGCAGCAGCCAGGGATAAACATTTTGAACAGGCTCCGCTGGCTTATCGTATGAGACCAAAGACAATGGAGGATTTTGTCGGGCAAGAGCACCTGCTGGGAGAAGGCAAGCTTCTCAAGCGGATTATAGACGCAGACAAAATTCAGTCCCTGATTTTTTTTGGGCCACCGGGTATCGGGAAAACTACATTAGCGCAAATAATAGCTGAAAAAACTTCTGCCAATTTTATCCGGCTCAGTGCTGTAGAAGCAAAAACAGCGGATGTGCGTGAAGTTATAGAAGAAGCCAAGAAGAACTGGAACTATTATCATAAAAAAACTATTCTCTTTGTTGATGAAATTCATCGCTTTAATAAAGCCCAACAGGATTTATTGCTTAAAGATATAGAAGAGGGTAATATCAGTTTTATAGGCGCAACCACTGCCAATCCTTTATATAGCTTGAATTCGGCTTTAGTCTCGCGCAGCAGAATATTTGAATTTAAACCGCTGCAGATGAGCGAAATGTTGAAAATGCTAAAAAAAGCGCTTAAAGATACAAGAGGATTAGGCGACAAAAAAGTAAAAATAACCGACGAGAATCTTAAATTGCTGGTAAAAAAAAGTGACGGCGACCTGCGACAGGTTTTGAATAATCTGGAACTGGCCGTTAATTCTACGCTTCCTGATAGTAAGGGAATTATAAATATAACTGAAGATATCATCACAGAGGTTGTTTCTCAAAAAATTGTGGCCTATGATGAAAATGAACATTATGACCTTATCTCCGCTTTCATTAAATCCATGAGAGCCTCCAAAGAAGATGACGCTCTTCATTATCTGGCCAGAATGTTAAAATCAGGTGAAGACCCACTGTTTATTGCCAGACGAATGGTTGTTTTTGCCTCTGAGGATGTGGGGCTGGCTGATGCGCAGGCTTTACAAATAGCCACATCAGTATTCCGCGCCTGTGAAGTAATAGGTCTTCCTGAAGCCAGGATAAACCTGGAACACGGGGTTGTCTATCTGTCCAGGGCAGCCAAATCAAGAGAAGCCTATACTAAAGGTGAAGAAGCCATGCGCAGGGTGGAAGACAAACCCAACAATCCGGTGCCTGACCATCTGAAAAACTGGAAAATCAGCAATTCTTAA
- the pgk gene encoding phosphoglycerate kinase, with product MNTKIIAGDKEIVKNELNKAGIPTLTNFLKQTDVAGKTIGMRLELNVAWAEKDGQLIIKDAGRIEKAWPDLKAAILAGANIAIMYHVEDKKKILGTSFKDNALIYDYISNKIAGEIGSHIIVDRVKENKFAGDEAMEKLSLLKQSKINVLLLQNVRIDDVEREMEKKNKTDLVVQLADIFDVYVDCGTGLMHRNGATNLGIKLIMKALGKQVVAGDIFVKDTADLQRLINAFNEDPEHSIAFFAGAKIANTYDAKGKLVEAGKITILKSFIELGIKSIALGGKMVNPFLVAMGKSAGAAPVSEEEVELARQIIEAAEKNKVKLLIPTDFATVHKDELQAVFEGKPVNVKIEKEISADRFQVDIGPETAINYYGLVKSNLYRLWNGPMGVYEHESLATGTNMMGKAFKDATTGFGIFGGGDTGDSVKHIIDNDTPNTKKLAGGGGPMEFISCGGNLPTIEAMKIK from the coding sequence ATGAATACTAAAATAATTGCAGGAGATAAAGAGATTGTTAAAAATGAATTAAATAAAGCAGGGATACCCACTCTTACAAATTTTTTAAAGCAAACTGATGTAGCGGGGAAAACAATAGGTATGCGTCTTGAACTTAATGTGGCCTGGGCAGAAAAAGACGGTCAGCTGATTATAAAAGACGCCGGACGTATTGAAAAAGCCTGGCCAGACTTAAAGGCCGCCATACTAGCCGGTGCGAATATTGCCATCATGTATCACGTCGAAGATAAGAAAAAGATTTTAGGTACATCCTTTAAAGATAATGCTTTGATATATGATTATATCTCCAATAAAATTGCTGGGGAAATCGGTTCGCACATTATAGTAGACAGGGTAAAGGAAAATAAATTTGCCGGAGACGAAGCAATGGAAAAACTTTCCTTACTGAAACAAAGCAAAATTAATGTTTTGCTTCTACAGAATGTAAGAATAGATGATGTGGAAAGAGAGATGGAAAAGAAAAACAAGACTGATCTTGTTGTTCAGTTGGCGGATATCTTCGATGTTTATGTTGATTGTGGTACGGGCTTGATGCACAGGAACGGCGCTACCAACCTGGGAATTAAGCTTATTATGAAAGCACTTGGCAAACAAGTTGTGGCAGGCGATATTTTTGTTAAGGATACGGCAGACCTGCAAAGGTTAATTAATGCTTTTAATGAAGACCCTGAGCATTCTATAGCGTTTTTTGCCGGCGCTAAAATCGCCAATACTTATGATGCTAAAGGAAAATTGGTTGAAGCCGGAAAAATCACTATTTTAAAATCATTTATCGAACTGGGGATCAAAAGCATTGCTCTGGGCGGTAAAATGGTTAACCCTTTTCTTGTGGCCATGGGTAAAAGCGCGGGAGCTGCGCCTGTGAGTGAAGAAGAAGTAGAACTCGCTCGTCAAATAATAGAAGCAGCAGAAAAAAATAAGGTTAAGCTTTTGATACCAACTGATTTCGCGACTGTTCACAAAGACGAATTACAAGCTGTATTTGAAGGTAAACCGGTAAACGTGAAAATAGAAAAAGAAATTTCTGCCGATCGTTTTCAGGTGGATATTGGTCCGGAGACAGCTATAAATTATTATGGTCTGGTTAAATCTAATTTATATCGTTTATGGAACGGTCCCATGGGTGTTTATGAACATGAGTCGCTTGCAACAGGTACCAATATGATGGGCAAAGCGTTCAAAGACGCTACAACCGGATTTGGAATATTTGGCGGTGGAGATACCGGTGATTCCGTTAAACATATCATAGATAACGATACCCCTAATACAAAAAAATTAGCTGGCGGCGGTGGTCCGATGGAATTTATTTCCTGCGGTGGCAACCTGCCTACCATTGAAGCTATGAAGATAAAATAA